One genomic window of Oryctolagus cuniculus chromosome 11, mOryCun1.1, whole genome shotgun sequence includes the following:
- the ZCCHC3 gene encoding zinc finger CCHC domain-containing protein 3, giving the protein MATGGGAEEERKRGRPQLLPAARPAARGEEAEGGREKMGWAQVVKNLAEKKGEFRESRPPRREEDAGSGSAGGGLSAPAGLTVPGLGDFPPAARGDPKGSRKDPAGEAADPRKKKGAAEAGRRKKAETAAAMAAPARPGAAEDEAERPLQDEQVAAAAAGGGGGPGKGRFLVRICFQGDEGACPTRDFVVGALILRSIGMDPSDIFAVIQIPGSREFDVSFRSAEKLALFLRVYEEKREQEDCWENFVVLGRSKSSLKTLFILFRNETVDVEDIVTWLKRHCDVLAVPVKVTDRFGIWTGEYKCEIELRQGEGGVRHLPGAFFLGAERGYSWYKGQPKTCFKCGSRTHMSGSCTQDRCFRCGEEGHLSPYCRKGIVCNLCGKRGHAFAQCPKAVHNSVAAQLTGVAGH; this is encoded by the coding sequence ATGGCCACCGGCGGCGGCGCGGAAGAGGAGAGGAAGCGGGGgcggccccagctcctgcctgcgGCGCGGCCCGCGGCCCGGGGCGAGGAGGCCGAGGGCGGCCGCGAGAAGATGGGCTGGGCCCAGGTGGTGAAGAACTTGGCCGAGAAGAAGGGCGAGTTCCGCGAGTCTCGGCCGCCGCGGCGGGAGGAGGACGCCGGCAGCGGCAGCGCGGGCGGTGGGCTCAGCGCCCCCGCAGGCCTGACGGTACCGGGCCTCGGCGACTTCCCCCCGGCCGCACGCGGGGACCCGAAGGGCTCCCGGAAAGACCCAGCCGGGGAGGCGGCAGACCCTCGCAAGAAAAAGGGCGCCGCGGAGGCGGGCAGGAGGAAGAAGGCCGAGACGGCGGCGGCCATGGCGGCCCCCGCGAGGCCCGGCGCGGCCGAGGACGAGGCGGAGCGGCCCCTCCAGGACGAgcaggtggcggcggcggcggcggggggagggggcggcccagGCAAGGGTCGCTTCCTGGTGCGTATCTGTTTCCAGGGAGACGAGGGCGCCTGCCCGACCCGGGACTTTGTGGTGGGCGCGCTCATTCTGCGCTCCATCGGCATGGACCCGAGCGACATCTTCGCGGTCATCCAGATCCCGGGCAGTCGCGAGTTCGACGTGAGCTTCCGCTCGGCCGAGAAGCTGGCCCTGTTCCTCCGCGTGTACGAGGAGAAGCGCGAACAGGAGGACTGCTGGGAGAACTTTGTGGTGCTGGGGCGGAGCAAGTCTAGCTTGAAGACGCTCTTCATCCTCTTCCGGAACGAGACGGTGGACGTGGAGGACATCGTGACCTGGCTCAAGCGCCACTGCGACGTGCTGGCCGTGCCCGTGAAAGTGACCGATAGGTTTGGGATCTGGACCGGGGAGTACAAGTGCGAGATCGAGTTGCGCCAGGGGGAGGGCGGGGTCCGGCACCTGCCCGGGGCCTTCTTCCTGGGGGCTGAGCGGGGCTACAGCTGGTACAAGGGGCAGCCCAAGACGTGCTTTAAGTGTGGTTCCCGGACCCACATGAGCGGCAGCTGCACGCAGGACAGGTGCTTCAGGTGCGGGGAGGAGGGGCACCTGAGCCCTTACTGTCGCAAGGGCATCGTGTGCAACCTCTGTGGCAAGCGAGGACACGCCTTTGCCCAGTGTCCCAAAGCAGTTCACAATTCCGTGGCAGCTCAGCTAACCGGTGTGGCGGGGCACTGA